From Haliotis asinina isolate JCU_RB_2024 chromosome 8, JCU_Hal_asi_v2, whole genome shotgun sequence, a single genomic window includes:
- the LOC137294852 gene encoding sarcoplasmic reticulum histidine-rich calcium-binding protein-like: MKFVQVVIICLLALIGLSLAAEASEDKKKETVDDETLEYAKGSVCGYCTYCKFCKLCDVDCPCETSASKPNCKMCKYCKFCYLCSAMCDTVCKPGGVIDTVSAAIVNALPSVNKDEVQEDLDSVKPWIERKDEL, translated from the exons ATGAAGTTTGTACAGGTCGTCATCATCTGCCTTTTAGCTCTGATCGGGCTGTCTTTGGCAGCTGAGGCATCAgaagataaaaaaaaagaaacggtGGACGATGAAACATTGGAATACGCAAAAGGATCCGTTTGCGGCTATTGCACGTACTGTAAG ttttgcAAACTATGTGATGTCGACTGTCCCTGTGAAACAAGTGCTTCCAAACCAaactgtaaaatgtgcaag TACTGCAAGTTTTGTTACCTCTGCTCTGCCATGTGTGATACTGTCTGTAAGCCAG GTGGTGTGATAGATACAGTTTCTGCTGCTATTGTGAA TGCTCTGCCATCGGTCAACAAGGACGAAGTGCAGGAGGACTTGGACTCAGTCAAGCCCTGGATTGAACGTAAAGATGAGCTTTAA
- the LOC137294953 gene encoding signal recognition particle subunit SRP54 has protein sequence MVLADLGRKITSALKSLSNATIINEEVLNGMLKEICAALLEADVNIRLVKTLRENVRSVIDFDEMAGGLNKRRMIQSAVFKELVKLIDPGVKAWQPTKGKNNVIMFVGLQGSGKTTTCTKLAYHYQKKGWKTCLICADTFRAGAFDQLKQNATKARIPFYGSYTEIDPVVIAQEGVDKFKNENFEIIIVDTSGRHKQEDSLFEEMLQVNQAIDPDNVIFVMDASIGQACEAQAKAFKEKVDVASVIITKLDGHAKGGGALSAVAATKSPVIFIGTGEHIDDFEPFKVQPFVSKLLGMGDIEGLIDKVNELKLDDNEELMKKLRHGQFTLRDMYEQFQNIMKMGPFSQLMGMIPGFSADFMTKGSEQESMARLKKLMTIMDSMNDSELDSLEGEKLFSRQPSRAQRVARGAGVSIREVNELLTQYKKFAQMVKKMGGIKGLFKGKGGDIGKNVNQAQMAKLNQQMAKMMDPRVLQQMGGMQGLQSMMRQFQQGAAGKMGNMFNMDR, from the coding sequence ATGGTTTTAGCAGATTTGGGTAGAAAGATTACATCAGCCTTGAAATCACTAAGCAATGCCACAATCATCAATGAAGAAGTTCTCAATGGAATGCTTAAGGAGATATGTGCAGCCTTACTTGAGGCTGATGTTAATATCAGGCTGGTTAAAACCTTGCGCGAAAATGTGAGATCAGTGATTGATTTTGACGAGATGGCTGGTGGACTTAACAAGCGCCGTATGATCCAGTCTGCAGTTTTCAAGGAGCTCGTCAAGCTTATTGACCCCGGTGTTAAAGCCTGGCAGCCAACCAAAGGGAAAAACAATGTTATTATGTTTGTCGGACTTCAGGGTAGTGGGAAAACCACCACATGCACAAAACTTGCATACCACTACCAGAAGAAAGGCTGGAAGACCTGTCTTATCTGTGCAGACACTTTCCGAGCTGGAGCCTTTGATCAGCTGAAACAGAATGCCACCAAAGCAAGAATTCCATTCTATGGAAGCTACAcagaaattgatcctgttgttATTGCCCAAGAAGGTGTGGATAAGTTCAAGAACGAGAACTTTGAAATCATTATTGTCGATACAAGTGGTCGTCACAAGCAGGAAGATTCCTTGTTTGAAGAGATGTTGCAAGTCAACCAGGCTATTGATCCTGACAACGTCATCTTCGTAATGGATGCCAGTATAGGTCAAGCTTGTGAAGCACAGGCGaaagctttcaaagaaaagGTAGATGTGGCATCTGTCATCATCACCAAGCTTGATGGTCATGCAAAGGGAGGAGGAGCGCTGAGCGCAGTTGCTGCTACCAAGAGTCCAGTCATTTTCATTGGTACTGGTGAAcatattgatgactttgaacCTTTCAAAGTACAGCCGTTTGTGAGCAAACTTTTGGGTATGGGAGATATAGAGGGTTTGATTGACAAGGTTAATGAACTGAAGCTTGATGATAATGAAGAACTGATGAAAAAGCTCCGTCATGGTCAGTTCACACTGAGGGACATGTACGAACAGTTCCAGAACATCATGAAAATGGGTCCGTTCAGTCAGCTGATGGGCATGATCCCTGGGTTCAGCGCCGACTTCATGACAAAGGGTAGTGAACAGGAATCAATGGCCCGTCTGAAGAAACTCATGACTATCATGGACAGCATGAACGACAGTGAACTGGACAGTTTGGAAGGAGAGAAACTATTCTCTCGCCAACCTTCTCGAGCACAGCGTGTTGCACGAGGTGCTGGAGTGTCCATTAGGGAAGTAAATGAGCTGTTAACTCAGTACAAGAAATTCGCTCAGATGGTGAAGAAGATGGGAGGTATCAAGGGATTGTTCAAGGGGAAGGGTGGAGACATTGGGAAGAATGTCAATCAAGCACAGATGGCAAAGCTGAACCAGCAGATGGCGAAGATGATGGATCCAAGGGTTCTGCAACAGATGGGTGGCATGCAGGGACTACAGAGCATGATGCGGCAGTTCCAGCAAGGTGCGGCAGGAAAGATGGGCAACATGTTCAATatggatagatag